From Bacteroidota bacterium, one genomic window encodes:
- a CDS encoding twin-arginine translocase TatA/TatE family subunit, translating to MILSKLLFLNLGGGEIFVILLVVLLFFGSKRIPELAKGLGKGMREFKDAMSGIENEVRNAASDTPSPAKKPENIISKTDTESPAQNEYNQQTPPADGPPLTQSKTENPAAKNL from the coding sequence ATGATACTTTCAAAATTGCTTTTCCTGAATCTTGGCGGAGGCGAAATATTTGTAATCCTGCTAGTCGTACTTCTTTTCTTTGGTTCAAAGAGAATTCCGGAACTTGCAAAAGGCCTGGGTAAAGGAATGCGTGAATTCAAAGACGCTATGTCAGGGATCGAAAACGAAGTCCGGAATGCTGCAAGTGATACACCTTCCCCTGCAAAAAAACCGGAGAATATTATTTCTAAAACGGATACGGAATCGCCTGCACAAAATGAATACAATCAACAAACTCCACCGGCTGATGGTCCACCGTTGACTCAATCTAAGACTGAGAATCCGGCGGCAAAGAATTTGTAA